The region CAATTTCCGCCAGATTCCCCGTGATGAAGGACATAAACAACCCATCAAAGCCATCACCGAAGCTGTTACTGATAAAACCGCAATTGTATTCATCACTTCACCGGACAACCCGACAGGACTTGCTGTCACGGTGGATGAAGTGCGTGAAATGGCGGCATCCATACCGGAGCAAACCCTGCTGGTCATCGATGAAGCCTACATAGAATTCGCCAGACCGGCTGAAAAATATGACATGCGCGGTCTGCTGAACGAATTTCCCAACATAGTCCTGACCCGCACCTTCTCCAAGGCCTACGCACTGGCCGGACTGCGCATCGGCTACGGCATAATGAGTCCTGAACTTGCCGAGTATATCAAAAGCGCCCGGGCACCTTTCACCGTAAACCTGCTGGCCGAAGAAGCAGGCATTGCCGTGCTTGAAGATGAAGCTTTCTTCAATACTACAATGGACGTTGTTCTACGTGGGCGCACCCTTTTTACTGATGAAATCCGCAAAATGGGCTGCGAAGTGCTTGATTCCCAGGCCAACTTCATTATGTTTAAGCCCACCCGCGATGCCATGGATGTTTTCCAGAAGTTGCTGGAACGCGGAATCATTGTCCGCCCGCTGAAAAGCTTCGGACTTGATGAGTACATCCGGGTTAATATGGGAACTGATCAGGAAAACAAAATATTTCTGAAAACACTTAAGGAGATCCTTTAATGGATACACCTTTCATTATTACTCTGGACGGACCCGCCGGTGTAGGCAAATCAACCCTTGCTAAACGGCTGGCCGACCGATTTGAAATAGCCTACCTCGATACCGGGGCGATGTTCCGCGGCACTGCGTGGAAGCTTGGTCAGGGGTCATGGGACTGGGATGAAGAGAAGCTCGACGAAGCGCTCAAAGGGCTGGAATTCACCCTCTCCGGCAGTGGCAGCAATTCCACTCTAAGCCTGAACGGAACTCCGCTGACGGATGAAATTCGCACCGAGACAGTCGGGATGTGGGCTTCCAACATGGCCAGAATACCGGCCGTGCGCGAATATCAGAAAATAGCTCAGCGCCGCATAGGCGAAACAACATCGCTGATAGCTGAAGGCCGCGATATGGGCACCGTAATATTCCCGCAGGCTCCCTGTAAATTTTTCCTTGATGCCGACCTTGAAGAACGGGCCCGCAGACGCTTTGAACAGCTGAAGGAAATGGGCAAACCGGCGGAAATGGAAGAACTGATTGAACAGATTGGTAAACGTGACGAGCAGGACCGCAACCGCAAAGTCGCACCGCTCAAACCGGCGGAAGACTCCATCCTTGTGGATACAACCAATCTCGATATTAATGGAGTATTTGACAAGTTAGTGTTCGCAACTGAAAAAAAGATCAATTAAAAACGAACACACTATTTCATGTGTTTCAGGCCGCTTGGATAATTTTCCAAGCGGCCTTTATTTTATATCAACCCAAATGTTGCTTGACTTTAAGGCTCTACGTACTACCTAATTAATCCATGAATCACCAACTAGACCAAACGGAGCTATCCGTGAAAATATCTTCTATTCTGAAAAAAATCTTTCCCGAACCGCTCGGACCGGTTTCAAATGAATTAACCGATGAACTGGCGGCTTCCTTTTTTCCCGCAGACTCAACCAGACTGGCCCACATGCGTCAGGCATGCCGTACCGCAAGCCGACTGGCCTATCAGATGGACTACGATGAGCAGACCGCGAAAAAAATCATCACCGCTGCTCTTTTTCATGATGTGGGCTATTCTGAAAAGCTTAACAAAACCGGATTTCACCCTCTCGACGGAGCGGCTTACCTCGCCCACTGTAACGCTCCCGAAGACGTAATCAGTGCTGTTCTCTGGCATTCCAGCACCCCGATTGAAATTGAGAATCTCCCCGAGATCAAAAAAATATACGACAACTTTCCCGGCCCGAACTACGACAGCCCTATCCATAAGGCAGTTGCATACGCGGACTTCAGGACCTCCCCCCTCGGCGAATCCTACTCTTTCGGCCAACGCATTGCTGAGCTTGAAAGCAGATTTGGAATCGGTTCAGTTCCGCCGTCCATAGCTCGCATGACTCTGCCATACGCCCGCAAGAATCAGCGGGATTATGCCAGCACCATCGCCTGTGCACAGGGTAAAAATCTGCCATGGATTTTCTGCGACATCGACAACACCCTGATCATGCCGGGAAAACGCATCGATCGCCGCACCCTGAACGCAATCAACCGCTACACCACAGCAGGCGGGCATTTCTCGCTCATTAGCGGAAAACATATGATCAGCGTCCCGCATCTGATCAGCTGCGTCGGCGACCACACACCGCATGTCGGAGTAAACGGTTCGGTAATTGTGCGCAACGGCAGGCTGGAGATTTTCGGTGAAACCATCACCCCCTTCAAAGCTATTGAAGACGCACTGCTGGAAGCAAATGTAAACTACGCGACCTATGTGCAGGATGGCATCTGGACCCGTTCTGATCTCAAAGCAAAAGAACTGGAGGACTTCGCCAACGTAGGTGAAATAATGCCCCAGTCCGGTCCTACCCCGGAAGAAAAAGGAGCCATTAAAATCCTGACCTTTTCCCATCGCGACCAGACGGAACAATGCGAACTTGTCCGCAATCTTGCCGATGCATACGGCATGAACTGCGTACGCACGGCCGAAGATTTCCTTGAGATAGGACCCGCCAGGCACGGAAAACATTCCGCCATGATGCAGATCATGAAAGAAGCAGGATGGTCGGACCTCAACTCCATCGCCATAGGTGACAGTGAAAACGACCTCACCATGTTCGGGCACGCAGGCATAAGCGCTGTCGTCGCCAATGCAGCAAGGGAGGCTTTGCCTTCGGCAGATATGATCATCCCGGCCTGCGAGGAATATGGTGTAGCCCGTCTTCTGGACACGCTTGTGGATTCAGCTCAAGACGGCTGCTGGTCCATCCCCTGCAACTGGCTTTCTGCCCATAAATAAAGACTTTTTTCAGTCCGGTTGCGACTTTCCGTCATTGTGCTATAAGAATCAGAGTTAAACTCTGAGCACTTTTCGCACTTTTAAGGAGGTCGCTCCGGTATGAAAAAATCCCTTATACTCAGCACTGCGGCAATTACACTCACTTTTGCCGTGTTATTGTTGACCTCCGGTTGCTCCAAAAACAGCACCGCTACCATCAACAACTGGGGCGCTGATCTGACCAAAGCCCTGACCACCGAAAATCCTTTTCAGGAAATTGAACTCTTTTACGGAACAGACCGACACTCCGGAGGAAGCACCGAACCGGCAAAAGCATACAATGCTGACCGGGGAGAACTCAGCTGGGGAGCCTGCTCTGTTGCCGTTCCATATGACAAAAAGATCAAGACCCTGAAAAAGTCCGCTTTCACCATGACTTCATACGGAATGCGTCCCGACGGAGAATATACGCTCAAGGATGTTCGCCCGCTTCCCCGGAAGTCAATTGAAACAATTTTACCCAAAAGACTGGCCAGATGCCCGGACAAATCCGCACTGGTTTTTATTCACGGGGTGGATGTTTCATTTGAGGAAGCCGCCCTGAGCACCGCACGCCTGAGCTACCATCTGCAATATCAGGGCGCACCCATCTTTTTCAGCTGGCCGGCTCAGGCGGAATACCTGCAGGATGAGAAAAATGCGCAATACTCAATTGCACAGCTGACCGAATTCATCAAAACGATCGCACAGACTCTGCAAGCGGAAGACATCTACCTGATCGGCGACGGCATGGGCTGCCTGCCGCTGTGCGAGGCAATGACAAAAGTAAAACTCGCTCCCGCTGATATGGCCCGCATCAGGGATTTGATCCTCATAACCCCGGATATAAACCGCACTAAATTTGCTGAAGACATACTGCCCCGAATGCATAACACAAGCGCTCATATCACGGTCTACACTTCAAACACCGATGATGCCCTGACCACCGCCCACAAAAACCGCGCAGGAGTCAGACTTGGCGATGTTTTAAATAACACAGACATGCCGGGGATCGATTTTGTGGACGCTTCCGCAGTCAGCACAAACATGAACGGCAAACCCATGGTCGTAAAAAAGACATCAATCTACAACGACATTTCAAGCATAATAAAATAGCATAAGTTTATCACAAATAAAGAACCGCGATACCTTTGAGGGTATCGCGGTTCTTTATTTGTTCTTCAAATTGCCGGAAAGCGGAGACTGATCGGCTAGGCACCTTCGTCTTCAATAAGATCGCCTGATGATGCCGCAGTACGGGCCAGATCATCACAGCGTTCGTTTTCCGGGTCTCCGGCATGTCCTTTGACCCAGCGAAAAGTCACATTGTGCTTTTCCAGTAGCGGAATGAACTGCAACCAAAGATCCTTGTTCTTAACCGGCTTCTTCGCCGCGGTTTTCCAGCCGTTTTTCTGCCAGTTATCAATCCACTTCTTAGTGAATGCATTTTTCACGTACTGGGAATCAGTGTAGAGGGTAACCTCGCATGGTTCTTTAAGCTCAGTCAGGGCCGCGATAACCGCCCGCATTTCCATGCGGTTGTTGGTTGTTTTCCGGTAGCCCTGTGAGAGTTCCTTACGGTGTTCGTTAAATAGCAGCACCGCCCCGTATCCGCCCTTTCCGGGATTACCGAGACAGGAGCCGTCTGTATATATGGTAAGTTTTTTCTTGGACATTTACCTTCATTATTCCTTGTGTGCTGATGACTCCGGGTCGGACAGGCTTCTATTTCCGTCTGTATAAACTTTAGGGACTGCCTGATTGGCATCGACATTGACCAGCCGGTCCCAGATCATGGACAGACAGGTCATGAGTGAAGTCGGCCACTCATCATCAGAAAAATGGTTTACAAAATGTTTATTCTCAAGCTCCGAAATAAACCCCTTGCCCAAAGCATGCGCCACAAGACCGGGAAAATGCATACCCACACCCTGAGTAGGCGGCGAAATGACAATCAATAATTCTTTGGGATCAACTTCCTGAGACGTAATAGGATCAAGAATTATCTGAATACGGACTTTGACCCCGAATTCAGACCGCATACTGCGAATGAATCCCTGCACGAAATCCCTTTCTGAACGGCTCAAAACCTTGGTCTGGTCCCAGAGAGCGTTACGGGCCTGTATTTTCTCCAGAGTGGATTGGTTATTTACCCAAAATGCATAAACAACCAGACCGAGAACAATAACCATCCCGATCAACCTGAGAAACTTTTCCGCGCCGGTCTTACCCTGAGGTTTAATAAACAGTGCCATGGATCATACCCTGTGCTGCTTGAGTGATTGAAATCAGATTTGAAGAAGTACCTTCAAGTGCTTATGGTATCAAGTATTTGCTTTCATGTAAAAATAGAAGCTAAGCACTCAGCTCAGCCGCCAGCCGGGCAAGCATGCTTTCCACACGATTCCTGATTTCGGCAAGCTGAGCCTTTGATGAAGCTTCAAAACGAAGCGTCAAAGCCGCCTGTGTGTTGGAAGCCCGGACCAGAGCCCAGCCGCCATCAAAGACAACGCGCACTCCGTCTATATCTATTACTTCATAGTCCTCAGCAAGCTCTAGCGCCGCCCTCCGCACCAGCTCAAACTTGATTTCCTCGGGGTATTCCACGCGCAGTTCCGGGGTGAAATATGTCTGCGGCCATTCCTCCCACATTTCTGAAACCGGAACCTCTGAACCGGAAAGGATCTCCAGCAGCCGCAGCGCGGAATAAAGCCCGTCATCAAATCCGTAAAAACGGTCAGCAAAAAAAATGTGCCCGCTCATCTCACCGCCGAGGCCGGCCCCGGTTTCGATCATCTTGGCTTTCATCACAGAATGTCCGGTACGGGCCATGAGCGGATTACCGCCATGCCGGGCCACATCATCGAAAAAGAGATGGCTGCATTTCACATCGGCAACCACGGTTTCCCCGGGCTTTCTTTCCAGCATTTCACGGGCATAGAGGGCCAGCAGACGGTCTCCGGGTACCAGCCGCCCTTTTTCATCTACAGCTCCGATCCGGTCAGCATCGCCGTCCAGCCCGATACCTACCTCTGCACCATGCTGAACAACAGCCTTAAAAAGATCGCCCATATATTCGGCAACCACCGGGTCAGGATGATGGTTGGGGAAATCCCCATCAGGTTCGCAATATTGCGGAATAACCTCGGCTCCAGCCCGGCGCAGCAGCTCCAGAGCTATATGCCCTCCGGCACCGTTGCCGCCATCCAGAACAACCTTGACAGCACGCTTAAGCTTGATGCCTGAAAGCAGATCATCCATGTAGAAGGGGACTATATCGTGGTAAGAGATAACACCGGTTCCTTCGCTGAATTCACCGGACGCCATTATTTCATATATCTGCTGGATATCATCGGTATGGATGGTTGTTTCGCCCTCCCAGACCTTGAAGCCGTTGAATTCAGGAGGATTGTGGCTGGCGGTGATCATCACCCCCGCTTTATAGTTCAGTTTTTTAGCCGCGAAATAAAATGCTGGAGAAGGGACTAGGTTAAGAAACAGGACATCAACGCCGGAAGCATTCAACCCCCGCCCCATTGCCTGCTGATAGCCCGGTGAGCTGTGGCGGCAGTCATGGCCGACCACTGCGCGGTCCCACCCTTTTGACCTGAACCATGTGCCGCAGGCCAGTCCAAGCCGCTCGACCCACTCTTCATCGAAATCATGATCCACAACTCCACGGATATCGTAAGCCCTGAATATCTCTTTTTTGATTTCTTTCACTGAATTCTCCATCGTGGTTTTTTTATTTTTATCGGCAGATAAAAGTTAACTTTACATGTGTCAAAACTTCATAAAAAAATAAACAATTTTTAAACGTACTGATTTTAAGGTTTTATCTTTAGAACAATTTGATATAATCTGTGCATATTTGCTGACGCGTCGCAGGTAACGAATAACTGCCATCTGCTTTTTGATTATAAATGCGTTGACGCGGTTATTATTTCATTAACATTTCGATCCGCATATCCGATTTTCCTTGATATGTGGGTCTATCTCACCTATCAAATATACATGAACTGGGACTGGGACAAATTATCCGAACAACGGCAGAGGAATAAAGGCGGAGGAGGAGCTCCTAAACCGCCGAATGTGGACGATATCAACTCCACGATCAAAAAACTCCGCGGTACCGGCTTGCCGGGCGGAAAATTTATCATCATCGGCATCATCCTGCTCTGGTTTCTTTCCGGGGTATACATTGTAGAACCGGATGAAGTCGGTGTGGTAACCAGATTCGGTAAGTACGTAAGTACAACAACACCGGGACCGCATTACCATCTTCCGATTCCCATTGAATCGGTCATGAAACCCAAAGTTTCACAGATCAGACGTGTGGAAGTGGGTTTCCGTTCTTACGGCTCTTCGCGCTCCTTTACTCAGGGACAATCGCGCAACGTGCCGGAGGAATCTCTTATGCTGACCGGTGATGAGAACATCGTTGATGTTCAATTCATCGTGCAATACCAGATCAAAGATCCGGTTGACTACCTTTTCAAAGTCAGCAATCAGGCGAAAACCATTCAGGATGCTGCCGAAGCGGCCATGCGTGAGATCATCGGTAAAACCAAGATCGAGCTGGCCCTGACCACCGGTAAACTCCAAATTCAGACCGAAACCAGAAACCTGCTGCAGGAAATTTCAGACCGCTACAAACTCGGGGTCAATGTTCTCGCAGTGCAGTTGCAGAACGTGCATCCACCGAACGAGGTTGTGGACGCGTTTAAAGACGTTGCGTCCGCGCGTGAAGATAAAAGCCGCTACATCAATGAAGCGGAAGCCTATCGCAACGACATTCTGCCTAAGGCAAGAGGTCAGGCTGCGGTTATCCTGAACAAAGCTGAAGCCTACAAGGAGACCAAGATCCGTCAGGCAGAAGGTCAGGCTAAACGTTTTATGGCTGTTTACAAAGAATACCAGAAGGCCAAGGATATTACGGTAAAACGTCTGTATCTGGAAACAATGCAGAACATTCTTGCCAATCCTAAAGTCACCAAGGTTATCCTTTCCGATGACGCGGCCCAAAAGGCACTCCCGTTCCTCTCTCTGGACGGAAAGGGACTTCCCATCCACAACGGTAAAAAATAGGGGATATGAATATGAGTTTACTCAAAAAAGGTTCCGCTCCCCTGGCAATTCTGATTATCGTTGCCGTGCTGGGGATCGCCCAAAGTGCATATATAGTTAAGCAGACCGAAAAAGCCATCGTGCTCCAGCTCGGTAAACCGAAAGCAGGACCGATGGGACCGGGGCTGCATTTTAAACTGCCCTTTGTTCAAAACGTGATCTACTTTGACTCACGCCTTCTGGAATATGATGCCCGCCCGGCTGAAATCCTGACCAAAGACAAAAAGAACATGGTCGTGGATAACTACTCCAAATGGCGCATTTCAGATCCGTTACTGTTTTACCGCACAGTGCGTTCCATTCCGCGCGCTCAGGCCCGGCTTGATGATATCATCTATGCTGAGCTTCGCGTTGCCCTTGGACGTTACACGCTGATTCAAATCATCTCCAGTGACCGTACTTCCATCATGGAAGAGGTTACTCAGACTTCAAACCTCCTGCTCAAGCCCTACGGCATTGAAGTCCTTGATGTCCGCATCAAGCGTACGGACCTGCCGCCGGAAAACGCCCGTGCTATTTACGGACGTATGAGAGCTGAACGTGAACGTATGGCTAAGCAATACCGTTCACAGGGTAATGAAGCGGCGGCCCGCATTACCGCTCAGGCCGATAAGGAAAGAGCAATCACAATCGCCGATGCGAACCTCAAAGCTGAGATTCTGCGAGGTGAAGGTGATGGTAAAGCAACCAAGATCTACGCCGACAGCTTCGGCAAGGCTCACAAGTTCTATGAATTCAAAAAGTCTCTCGAAGCTTACGAAGCAGGATTCAAGGACAACACCAAGTTCATCCTTTCGCAGGAAAATCCGTTCTTGAAGTTTATGAAGTAGCCAGCTTTAGTCAAATAGCTTGGCAAACTCGACATAAAAAGAATAAGCCCGTAGTATCTTAAAAGATATTACGGGCTTTAATTTTGCCGGAGAGATAACATGAAAAACTGCAAACACCTCATCGTCGGGGCCGGGATTACGGGCGGAACCATCGCAAGACGCATTGCCGAAGACCTTGGCGAGCGGGTTATAGTCATAGACAGACGCGGCCACATAGGCGGTAACTGCCACAGTCATATAAATGAAGACACGGGCATAGAGATTCACAGCTACGGCACCCATATTTTCCATACCAAAGAACGCCGGGTCTGGGATTTCATGAACCGGTTTACAGAATTCAACGGTTACAGACATAAGGTGGTAACCACTTATCAGGGCCGCACATTCCATATGCCGGTCAACCTGCAGACCATCAATTCATTTTTCGGAATCAGCTTAAAACCGCACGAAGTCGAAGGATTTATCCAGAGCAAAAGTGCGCAGGAAAACATAACCGATCCGCGGAATCTGGAAGAAAAAGCAATCAGCCTGATCGGCCGGGAATTATACGAGGCTTTTGTTAAAGGATACACCCTCAAACAATGGGAATGCGACCCGAAAGAGCTGGACGCATCGATAATTACCCGCCTTCCATTCCGGCACACATATGAATGTGACTATTTCACCGACCGTTATCAGGGGCTGCCGTGGGAGGGTTATGAAAAACTATTTGAGCGTCTGCTGGATCACGAACTGATTGAAACCCGGCTGAATACGGATTTCTTTTCTGTCCGGGACAAAATACAGCAAGACTGCAACATATACTACACCGGCCCGGTGGACAGCTATTTTGCATACTGCCATGGAGAGCTCACATGGCGTTCCCTGCGTTTTGACTACCGGGTGGAAGATGTGCCTGACTTTCAGGGCACCTCGGTCATGAATTACGCGGATATCGACGTGCCTTACACTCGCATTCATGAATACCAACACTTGCACCCGGAAAGGGAAAACAAAAGCGGCAGAACCGTCACAGCACGCGAATTCTCCATGAAATGGATACGAGGCGAAGAACCATACTATCCGGTCAATACAGATGAAGACCGCAAACGTCTTGAACTATATCAGGCGGAAGCGGCAAAGCTCGTAAACGTCCATTTCCTCGGAAGGCTGGGACAATACAAATATTATGATATGGATAAGGCCGTGCTGGCGGCGCTGGAGTTTTGCGACGAAATATAAAGCCAGAATTTCAATAGTTGGCCTGCGACAGGCATATCCCGGCTATCTCTAATCAAACGCAAGGGATTCCAGAATAGAATTGGAGACCAGCATACCGTTCTTGGTAAGCCGGAGATAGCCGGCGCTCATGCGCAACAGACCATTTTTATGTAGGGCGCTGATTAACTGACTTTTTTCTTTAATCAGATCCCGACCGGTAAGTTCCGTATAATCCGAGAGCTTAAGGCCTTTTGTGGTCCGCAAACAAAGCATGATGAGTTCCTGCGCCTTAATTTCATCGGTGAGTTCTTCAAAATCATCCCCCGCAAAACCTCCTCGTACAGCGGCGTCATACTCATCAAGATACCGCGGATTGGTGAATCTGCGGTTGCCTAATGTAGATACAGCGGAAGGACCTAGACCGAGATAATCCAAACGGTCCCAGTAACCCTGATTATGGCGGGATATAAAACCCATGCGCGCGAAATTTGAAATTTCATACTGAATGTAACCCATGGATTCCAGATACTCGGCCCCGTAAATAAACATACGGGCCTGCTCTCCTTCGGGAGGCAGTTCCATATCGATATCTTCCGCCCGCTGCCCGAAAACAGTACCCGGTTCGATTGAAAGTCCGTAACAGGACATATGCTCCGGCTTCAGCTGAACAACAGCTTTGAGCTCGTTATTCCAGTCTTTAAGCTTCTGACGCGGCAGGCCCCAGATAAGATCAATGCTGATATTGCCGAAACCGGCCTTACGGGCCATGTAATAAGACTCAGCGGCCTGCCTCGCCGAATGCGGACGGCCGAGAGTTTCGAGGTTACGGTCATCGAGGGACTGAAAACCGAGGCTGAGCCTGTTGATGCCCATATTGTAAAGGGCTTTGAAATAAGAAAGGTCGTTAGCGGAATCGGGGTTGGCTTCAAGGGTAATTTCCATTCCCTTGGTGAAGCTGAAATGCTTGCGCAGTGCATCCATAATCAGCTCAAGCTGAAAAGGAGAGATCAGGCTCGGTGTACCTCCACCGAAGTAAACCGTGCCGATACTCGCTTTTTTTAACCTTTTTCCCCAGAGTTCAATCTCTGAAAGCAGGGTTTTCATGTACCATGCAAAACTCACCTGCTCAAACGGCTGGGAATGGAACGCACAATAATTACACTTACGTTTGCAAAAAGGTACGTGGATATAAACCAGAAGATTTCTGGCTTCCTTGCCGTCTCCACGCAATAGCGGAGCATTAAAAAAAGCGGGAGTAAGTCCCATCAAAAATCCTTATCTTTATCTGCTGATCCACAGAGCAGAGCCCTCCAGTTGATGAAGGAATTTTACACAAAGCGAACGGGGAAATAACTTCTCTATCGCGGTATTGTCATGCTTACCGCGTCCGACAGCTACTACGGCATAAGGTTTTTTGGCTGTATGCTGTAAAACAGCCTTAACAACATCATCCCCATCAACAACAAGTTCCTTGATCCGTTCCGGGGCTACGCCGTTACCTTCTAGATGCTCGCGCGTAATTCTGAAAATATCTTCCGATGTTGCCGAGCCCTTTTCCTTGGAATTGCGCACATGGAGCATGGTGATGTCATGACCTGCGTTATCGCCGAGCATAAACCCGACATGATCCGCAATCCTCTGCGAAGGGGAATCCTCGTCTACACAAAGAAGGATATCCTTACGCGGAATCTCCTGCGGGCATTTACAGAACCAGAGCGGAAAATCAATCTCTTCCCAGATGACCTTGGCCCCGACGCTGTATTCAAAAAATTCTTCAATCACAGACTGGGTCTGCCGGCCCAGTATGACTGCGTCATACATGCCTTTGTGCCCTTCCTGGACGATCTCACGGGTAACATTTCCCCGTGACTGAATACTTTTGATATCTATTTTGCTTTCTTCGCAAAAACTATGATCAATAAACCACTTGCGGGTTTCTTCGAGTAACTGACGCCCCTTGTCGAGAGTTCCCTTTCCCCACGAGCCTTTCGGAGGCGCTACATTGAACAGAGTCAACCGCACATCGCAAGGCGAATGAAAGAAATCCCTTATGAACCTGACCGCATATGATGCCGTATAGTCCGCCCGCACACAAACCAGAAGATGCTTTTCCATGTTCATCCTATCCTGTTGCTGTCAAAAACCGAATTGCTTCAAGAGACAGAATCCTGATCAGGATAACCATTGAAAAGCATTAAAACAAGATAAGTTTTTTACAACTCTTTTGTATAACGCTCATTTTCGCTGAACAGACAACCGCAATACTGCTGCCGGTAGATTCCCATCTCCTTGGATCTCTCAATGCCATCTTTCCAGCCTTCCCGGAAATCATGATAATAGAATTTACAGTCACTTTTCCCGGCTATATCCCTGCCAAGCCCGGCAATACGGTCATGCTGCTGGAATTTACTGTAAAGCAGGGTGGTGGTGTAAAAATCAAATCCGCCGCGTTTAGCCAGAGAGAGAGTTCTTTCCAGACGATCCGCATAGCAATGAAAGCAACGGTTAGCCTCGCGGAAAGCCGCATTGCGGAACCATTTTTGAGAATCGTATTCGTCCAGTCTGCCGATGACTTTCACATTCATCTTATCACAGACTTCAAGAAAACCTTCCCGCCTGCGCACATATTCCTGCAGGGGATGAATATTCGGATTGTAGAAAAATGCGCTGACCTCAAAACCATGATCGCGTAATGCGTCGATAGTCGTAATGGAGCAAGGCCCGCAACAGGCGTGAAGCAAAATTCTTTTGGAGGACATATCTGGAACGACTCAGCTCGCTATAAGCGAAGCTTATTGAAAAGTTTTGGGGTTGGCCCCCGGCGGCGATGCCGAGGGCCTAAAATCTACTCATTCCATTGGATTTCAATATTAATCTTGGTATCGAACATCTTTTCGTAATGGATGACCGCGTCGCGTTTGTGGTTGAGCAGGTAAAGGGCCAGCTCTTCCTCACATTCATAAAGCAACGGCGATTCCGCATTCGGTCTGCGCAGCATGTTGTAAATATCTTTCAGCGCCTGCATTGCCTGCCATTCCATATTCCGGCGGATTCCTGTTCCGTCACAGCAGGGACAGGGCTCGGTGGAAACAGCAATGGCGGATGAACCGAGACGTTGGCGGACCAGTTCCATAAGCCCGAAACGGGAAATACGTCCCACATCAGTACGGGCACGGTCCCCTTTGAGCGCGGCGCGCATGGTTTTTTCAACCTCACGGCAATGCTTGGGGTCCTTCATCTCGATGAAGTCAATGACCACCTGACCGCCAAGGTCGCGCAGCTTAAGCTGGCGGGCAATCATTTCAGCACTTTCCTTGTTGGTCTTCAGCGCCATTTCCTTAAAATTTCGTTCGCCACCGATCTTGCCGGAGTTGATGTCGATTGCGGTCAAGGCTTCGGTCTGGTCAAAGACAAGACGGCCCCCTGAAGGCAGATTGACCTCACGACCGTAAATCTGCTCGATCTGCTTAACCAGATTGAACCGCTCCCAGAGAGATTTGTCGGTATCGGAATGCAGTTTG is a window of Maridesulfovibrio sp. DNA encoding:
- a CDS encoding phosphomannomutase/phosphoglucomutase; protein product: MKEIKKEIFRAYDIRGVVDHDFDEEWVERLGLACGTWFRSKGWDRAVVGHDCRHSSPGYQQAMGRGLNASGVDVLFLNLVPSPAFYFAAKKLNYKAGVMITASHNPPEFNGFKVWEGETTIHTDDIQQIYEIMASGEFSEGTGVISYHDIVPFYMDDLLSGIKLKRAVKVVLDGGNGAGGHIALELLRRAGAEVIPQYCEPDGDFPNHHPDPVVAEYMGDLFKAVVQHGAEVGIGLDGDADRIGAVDEKGRLVPGDRLLALYAREMLERKPGETVVADVKCSHLFFDDVARHGGNPLMARTGHSVMKAKMIETGAGLGGEMSGHIFFADRFYGFDDGLYSALRLLEILSGSEVPVSEMWEEWPQTYFTPELRVEYPEEIKFELVRRAALELAEDYEVIDIDGVRVVFDGGWALVRASNTQAALTLRFEASSKAQLAEIRNRVESMLARLAAELSA
- the hflK gene encoding FtsH protease activity modulator HflK, with product MNWDWDKLSEQRQRNKGGGGAPKPPNVDDINSTIKKLRGTGLPGGKFIIIGIILLWFLSGVYIVEPDEVGVVTRFGKYVSTTTPGPHYHLPIPIESVMKPKVSQIRRVEVGFRSYGSSRSFTQGQSRNVPEESLMLTGDENIVDVQFIVQYQIKDPVDYLFKVSNQAKTIQDAAEAAMREIIGKTKIELALTTGKLQIQTETRNLLQEISDRYKLGVNVLAVQLQNVHPPNEVVDAFKDVASAREDKSRYINEAEAYRNDILPKARGQAAVILNKAEAYKETKIRQAEGQAKRFMAVYKEYQKAKDITVKRLYLETMQNILANPKVTKVILSDDAAQKALPFLSLDGKGLPIHNGKK
- the hflC gene encoding protease modulator HflC, translating into MSLLKKGSAPLAILIIVAVLGIAQSAYIVKQTEKAIVLQLGKPKAGPMGPGLHFKLPFVQNVIYFDSRLLEYDARPAEILTKDKKNMVVDNYSKWRISDPLLFYRTVRSIPRAQARLDDIIYAELRVALGRYTLIQIISSDRTSIMEEVTQTSNLLLKPYGIEVLDVRIKRTDLPPENARAIYGRMRAERERMAKQYRSQGNEAAARITAQADKERAITIADANLKAEILRGEGDGKATKIYADSFGKAHKFYEFKKSLEAYEAGFKDNTKFILSQENPFLKFMK
- the glf gene encoding UDP-galactopyranose mutase, coding for MKNCKHLIVGAGITGGTIARRIAEDLGERVIVIDRRGHIGGNCHSHINEDTGIEIHSYGTHIFHTKERRVWDFMNRFTEFNGYRHKVVTTYQGRTFHMPVNLQTINSFFGISLKPHEVEGFIQSKSAQENITDPRNLEEKAISLIGRELYEAFVKGYTLKQWECDPKELDASIITRLPFRHTYECDYFTDRYQGLPWEGYEKLFERLLDHELIETRLNTDFFSVRDKIQQDCNIYYTGPVDSYFAYCHGELTWRSLRFDYRVEDVPDFQGTSVMNYADIDVPYTRIHEYQHLHPERENKSGRTVTAREFSMKWIRGEEPYYPVNTDEDRKRLELYQAEAAKLVNVHFLGRLGQYKYYDMDKAVLAALEFCDEI
- the hemW gene encoding radical SAM family heme chaperone HemW, whose protein sequence is MGLTPAFFNAPLLRGDGKEARNLLVYIHVPFCKRKCNYCAFHSQPFEQVSFAWYMKTLLSEIELWGKRLKKASIGTVYFGGGTPSLISPFQLELIMDALRKHFSFTKGMEITLEANPDSANDLSYFKALYNMGINRLSLGFQSLDDRNLETLGRPHSARQAAESYYMARKAGFGNISIDLIWGLPRQKLKDWNNELKAVVQLKPEHMSCYGLSIEPGTVFGQRAEDIDMELPPEGEQARMFIYGAEYLESMGYIQYEISNFARMGFISRHNQGYWDRLDYLGLGPSAVSTLGNRRFTNPRYLDEYDAAVRGGFAGDDFEELTDEIKAQELIMLCLRTTKGLKLSDYTELTGRDLIKEKSQLISALHKNGLLRMSAGYLRLTKNGMLVSNSILESLAFD
- a CDS encoding universal stress protein, which gives rise to MEKHLLVCVRADYTASYAVRFIRDFFHSPCDVRLTLFNVAPPKGSWGKGTLDKGRQLLEETRKWFIDHSFCEESKIDIKSIQSRGNVTREIVQEGHKGMYDAVILGRQTQSVIEEFFEYSVGAKVIWEEIDFPLWFCKCPQEIPRKDILLCVDEDSPSQRIADHVGFMLGDNAGHDITMLHVRNSKEKGSATSEDIFRITREHLEGNGVAPERIKELVVDGDDVVKAVLQHTAKKPYAVVAVGRGKHDNTAIEKLFPRSLCVKFLHQLEGSALWISR